From Planctomycetia bacterium, one genomic window encodes:
- a CDS encoding TolC family protein, producing the protein LPRSFTQDLGVFQAGLSKFTAAGGQLALRNNSTYNDNNNSGQPFGQAFTSAWDNNVEAEFRQPLLQGAGLEVNRIAGPNASPGFFFGNGVVLARLNTDIAADDFEARVIDLVSQVEDAYWELGFAYATLDARRTARDGALESWRRIKALMDVGQRGGELENESQARAQYYQFESQVQDALSGRTNGNGVYSNERRLRRLMGISANDGRLIRPVQRPVRAKVVFDWNDILPQSMIYRVELHRQRVQIRRREMEIIAARNFLLPRLDAVGTYRFLGLGDDYMGNGPPGTGDFGSAWENTLAGDYQEWQLGAQLTVPIGFRRALANMRNAQLNLSRERAILAEQEQQIQHELSNAIGELDRAFVLTQTNLDRTLAARTQVQAVTDAFDVGRVTFDVVVQARASEVDAATAYYRSVVDYMLAIKNTHFQKGTLLEFDGVALGEGPWPRRAYTQAQQLRSHPRQINYAMTRRRGINMGALRPAAVQNTVPANNTLPGERLPTEMLPQARIPAGRPMTPKHDVPPASAKLPGLPVSSGHAG; encoded by the coding sequence CTGCCGCGGTCGTTCACACAAGATTTGGGAGTCTTTCAAGCCGGACTGAGCAAATTCACGGCCGCTGGCGGTCAGTTGGCTCTGCGCAACAACTCGACCTACAACGACAACAACAACTCCGGACAGCCATTCGGCCAGGCCTTCACGAGCGCCTGGGATAACAACGTCGAAGCGGAATTCCGTCAGCCGTTATTGCAGGGCGCCGGCCTGGAAGTGAATCGCATCGCTGGACCAAACGCCTCGCCGGGCTTTTTCTTCGGCAACGGCGTGGTGCTCGCGCGATTAAACACGGACATCGCCGCCGATGACTTCGAAGCTCGCGTGATCGACCTGGTCAGCCAGGTCGAGGACGCCTACTGGGAGCTGGGTTTCGCTTACGCGACACTCGACGCCCGGCGCACGGCCCGCGACGGAGCGCTCGAATCATGGCGGCGCATCAAAGCGTTGATGGACGTCGGTCAACGCGGCGGCGAGTTGGAGAATGAATCCCAGGCCCGTGCTCAATACTATCAATTCGAATCGCAAGTTCAGGACGCCCTAAGCGGGCGCACGAATGGCAACGGCGTGTACTCGAACGAGCGACGTCTGCGCCGGCTGATGGGCATCTCGGCCAACGACGGCCGTTTGATTCGCCCGGTGCAGCGGCCCGTGCGGGCGAAGGTCGTGTTCGACTGGAACGACATTCTGCCGCAATCGATGATCTATCGCGTCGAATTGCACCGCCAGCGCGTGCAGATTCGCCGCCGCGAGATGGAAATTATCGCCGCGCGAAACTTCCTCCTGCCCCGTTTGGACGCGGTCGGCACTTACCGCTTCCTGGGGCTCGGCGACGACTACATGGGCAACGGTCCCCCAGGCACGGGAGACTTTGGCAGCGCGTGGGAGAATACGCTGGCCGGCGACTACCAGGAATGGCAACTCGGCGCCCAGTTGACGGTGCCGATCGGCTTCCGCCGAGCCTTGGCGAACATGCGGAACGCCCAGTTGAACCTGTCTCGCGAGCGGGCGATCCTCGCCGAGCAAGAGCAGCAGATTCAACACGAGCTGAGCAACGCCATCGGCGAATTGGATCGTGCCTTTGTGCTGACGCAAACAAATCTCGACCGCACGTTGGCCGCGCGGACGCAAGTTCAAGCCGTGACCGACGCCTTCGACGTGGGGCGCGTGACGTTCGATGTCGTGGTCCAAGCCCGGGCGTCGGAAGTCGACGCGGCGACTGCCTACTATCGCTCGGTGGTCGACTACATGCTGGCGATCAAAAACACGCATTTCCAAAAGGGCACGCTGTTGGAGTTCGACGGCGTCGCCTTGGGCGAAGGACCCTGGCCGCGCCGTGCCTACACGCAAGCACAACAATTGCGTAGCCATCCGCGGCAGATCAACTACGCCATGACGCGCCGTCGCGGCATCAACATGGGCGCCCTGCGACCGGCGGCTGTGCAAAACACCGTGCCTGCAAACAATACTTTGCCGGGCGAACGTCTGCCGACGGAAATGCTGCCCCAGGCGCGCATTCCGGCAGGCCGTCCCATGACGCCGAAGCACGATGTGCCGCCCGCATCGGCAAAGTTGCCAGGATTGCCGGTCTCATCGGGACATGCCGGGTAG
- a CDS encoding Nramp family divalent metal transporter — MTAAPSSPPENSSTFTPPHPGSPQMPRWDAAELIDAPSFTWRNWTALIGPGLVMGAAAIGGGEWLQGPVVTARYGGGLLWLATLSIVGQVFYNLEISRYTLYSGEPIFTGKFRLLPGPMFWLCLYLVLDFGAVFPYLASNAATPVAMMILDRVPDPDHISGDFWLMRGLSYVIFLLGMLPLIFGGKVYNSVKAVMTFKLVTVVGFLLFLAFMYSKAATWKEICSGFVKFGNVPIERSEDFNGNGVLDPGEDWDSDGRLDSVESWDDKNRNGRPDAGEFNDQDQDGRRDGDNLENVFVSLWEGRGFPTINLAIIAGLSAMVAVAGSGGLTNTTVSVYTRDQGWGMGHHVGAIPTIFGNRRLELSHTGVVFDVNEQTLPRWRRWQKHILRDQLIVWGPACFVGLALPSMLSVQFLPRGTTANDWNAAGMTADGVANAVGSTWGPLFWFLTLFCGFLVLAGTIPVTADGFLRRWVDVFWTGSKRLRSWDPAHIGRLYFMVLCCYVAFGFLMLSFTSPKQLIEITGLFYNYALGFSCWHTIGVNTILLPKAIRPGWFMRIAMFLAGAFFLAMAVLATVQLLRKYGFI; from the coding sequence GTGACTGCTGCTCCGTCTTCACCGCCCGAGAATTCCTCGACGTTTACGCCCCCGCATCCGGGCTCGCCCCAGATGCCGCGGTGGGACGCCGCGGAGTTGATCGATGCGCCGTCGTTTACCTGGCGCAATTGGACGGCGCTGATCGGGCCGGGGTTGGTGATGGGGGCCGCGGCGATCGGCGGCGGCGAGTGGCTGCAAGGTCCTGTCGTAACGGCGCGCTATGGCGGCGGATTGCTGTGGCTCGCCACGCTGAGCATCGTCGGCCAGGTATTTTACAACCTGGAGATTAGCCGCTACACGCTCTACTCGGGCGAGCCGATCTTCACCGGCAAGTTCCGATTGTTGCCGGGGCCGATGTTCTGGCTTTGCTTGTATCTGGTGCTCGATTTCGGCGCGGTGTTTCCGTACTTGGCGTCGAACGCCGCCACTCCGGTGGCGATGATGATCCTCGACCGGGTGCCTGACCCGGATCACATCTCCGGCGACTTCTGGCTGATGCGCGGGTTGAGTTACGTGATCTTCCTACTCGGCATGTTGCCGCTGATCTTCGGCGGCAAGGTTTACAATTCCGTCAAAGCGGTGATGACCTTCAAACTCGTCACCGTCGTAGGTTTTCTGCTGTTCCTGGCGTTCATGTATTCCAAGGCGGCGACTTGGAAGGAGATCTGTTCCGGCTTCGTGAAGTTCGGCAATGTGCCGATTGAGCGCAGCGAGGATTTCAACGGAAACGGCGTGCTGGACCCGGGCGAGGACTGGGATAGCGACGGCCGACTGGACAGTGTCGAAAGCTGGGACGACAAAAATCGCAACGGACGGCCCGACGCCGGCGAATTCAACGACCAAGATCAAGACGGTCGGCGCGACGGCGACAATCTGGAGAATGTTTTCGTCTCGCTGTGGGAGGGACGAGGATTCCCCACGATCAACTTGGCGATTATCGCCGGGCTGAGCGCCATGGTCGCCGTGGCGGGTTCCGGAGGCTTGACCAATACGACCGTCAGCGTCTACACGCGTGATCAAGGCTGGGGCATGGGCCATCACGTGGGCGCCATCCCGACCATCTTTGGCAATCGACGGCTGGAACTGTCGCACACCGGAGTGGTGTTTGACGTCAACGAACAGACGCTCCCGCGTTGGCGGCGGTGGCAAAAACACATCTTGCGCGATCAACTCATCGTCTGGGGGCCCGCTTGCTTCGTCGGGCTGGCGCTTCCCAGTATGTTGAGCGTCCAGTTTTTGCCGCGCGGTACGACTGCGAACGATTGGAACGCCGCTGGCATGACGGCCGATGGCGTCGCCAACGCAGTCGGCTCCACCTGGGGGCCGCTGTTCTGGTTCTTGACGTTGTTCTGCGGGTTTCTCGTGCTCGCAGGAACCATTCCCGTCACCGCCGACGGGTTCTTACGGCGTTGGGTGGATGTGTTTTGGACCGGCAGCAAGCGGTTGCGAAGCTGGGATCCGGCGCACATCGGGCGTCTCTATTTCATGGTGCTCTGCTGCTATGTCGCGTTCGGCTTCCTCATGTTGTCCTTCACCAGTCCCAAGCAGCTCATTGAAATCACGGGGCTGTTCTACAACTATGCCCTCGGCTTCAGTTGCTGGCATACGATCGGCGTGAACACCATTCTGCTGCCCAAGGCGATTCGCCCGGGTTGGTTTATGCGCATCGCCATGTTCCTGGCCGGCGCATTCTTCCTCGCGATGGCGGTCCTCGCCACGGTTCAATTGTTGCGCAAATATGGGTTCATCTAG
- the aspS gene encoding aspartate--tRNA ligase has protein sequence MLRTQTCGELRAAHVGQEVTLCGWVDSYRDHGGSLFVDLRDRYGKAQVVFTPDGGAELLAEARQLRTEFVLAVTGKVAKRPEGTTNPKLDTGEIELRCRKLEILNKSLVPPFQPGTMDLPGEDLRLKYRYLDLRRPDMQRTIVLRHRMIKAMRDYFDEHRFIEVETPMLGRSTPEGARDYLVPSRVHPGKFYALPQSPQLYKQILMIAGYDRYVQVARCFRDEDLRADRQPEFTQLDVEMAFVDSDDVIGIIDGLVAKLAKDILRLDVKLPLARMTYDDAMERYGHDAPDLRFAMELVDVTELAKEADFRVFKEAAASGKRVRGLNAKGAAEKYSRKGIDELTAFVMQDHGAGGLVWFKVEADGTLASPTAKNFQPDLLKRIGDKLGAAPGDFLCFVADTFETTCKALYGLRKRFGKELGLYAPNAMHFSWVVEFPMFAHDAEENCWAAMHHPFTAPRPQDLEMLESDPGKCRAQAYDLVCNGCEAGGGTIRIHDQGVQQQVFDLLGLSRETARDRFGFLLDALQFGAPPHGGIALGIDRCVMLFTGLENIRDCIAFPKTQKAADLMTEAPGQVDARQLKELSIKINT, from the coding sequence TTGCTTCGTACTCAGACTTGCGGCGAACTGCGGGCCGCGCATGTTGGTCAGGAAGTGACCCTTTGCGGGTGGGTCGATAGCTACCGCGACCACGGCGGCAGCCTGTTCGTCGACCTGCGCGACCGGTATGGCAAGGCGCAAGTGGTTTTCACCCCCGATGGCGGGGCGGAACTGCTCGCCGAGGCGCGGCAACTCCGCACGGAATTCGTGCTGGCCGTCACCGGAAAGGTCGCCAAGCGGCCCGAGGGAACGACCAATCCGAAGCTGGACACCGGCGAAATCGAACTGCGCTGCCGAAAACTGGAGATTTTGAACAAGAGCCTGGTGCCGCCCTTCCAGCCGGGGACGATGGATCTGCCCGGCGAGGACCTGCGGCTCAAGTACCGGTACCTCGACCTGCGCCGTCCGGACATGCAGCGGACGATTGTCCTGCGGCATCGGATGATCAAGGCGATGCGGGACTACTTCGATGAGCATCGCTTCATCGAAGTCGAAACGCCGATGCTGGGCCGCAGCACGCCGGAAGGGGCGCGGGATTACCTGGTCCCCAGCCGGGTCCACCCGGGCAAGTTCTACGCCCTGCCGCAGTCGCCACAGTTGTACAAACAAATCCTGATGATCGCCGGCTACGACCGCTATGTGCAGGTCGCCCGGTGCTTCCGCGACGAGGATTTACGGGCCGACCGGCAACCGGAGTTCACGCAACTCGACGTCGAGATGGCGTTCGTTGACTCGGACGACGTGATCGGCATCATCGACGGACTGGTCGCCAAGCTGGCGAAGGATATCTTGCGATTGGACGTCAAGCTGCCTCTAGCGCGGATGACGTATGACGACGCGATGGAGCGCTACGGGCACGACGCGCCAGACCTGCGTTTCGCCATGGAATTGGTCGACGTGACCGAATTGGCCAAGGAAGCTGATTTTCGCGTGTTCAAAGAAGCAGCCGCCAGCGGCAAACGCGTCCGCGGGCTGAACGCGAAGGGCGCCGCCGAAAAGTATTCGCGCAAGGGCATCGATGAGCTCACTGCGTTCGTGATGCAAGATCACGGCGCCGGCGGATTGGTCTGGTTCAAAGTCGAGGCCGACGGCACGCTCGCCTCGCCGACCGCGAAGAACTTTCAGCCGGACTTATTGAAGCGGATTGGCGATAAGCTGGGCGCTGCGCCGGGCGATTTCCTCTGCTTTGTCGCGGACACCTTCGAAACGACCTGCAAAGCGCTCTATGGACTGCGCAAGCGATTTGGCAAAGAACTCGGGTTGTACGCCCCCAACGCGATGCACTTCTCTTGGGTCGTCGAGTTCCCAATGTTCGCTCACGATGCGGAGGAGAATTGCTGGGCGGCGATGCATCATCCGTTCACCGCGCCCCGGCCGCAGGATCTGGAGATGCTCGAGAGCGACCCGGGTAAGTGCCGCGCGCAGGCCTACGACCTGGTGTGCAACGGTTGCGAGGCGGGCGGCGGTACGATTCGAATTCACGATCAGGGCGTGCAGCAACAGGTCTTCGATCTGCTGGGGCTGTCGCGCGAAACCGCGCGCGACCGGTTCGGCTTCTTGCTTGACGCCCTGCAATTCGGCGCTCCGCCGCACGGCGGGATTGCGCTCGGTATTGACCGTTGCGTGATGCTGTTCACCGGGTTGGAGAACATCCGCGATTGCATCGCTTTCCCGAAGACGCAAAAGGCGGCGGACTTGATGACCGAAGCCCCGGGGCAGGTCGATGCGCGGCAGCTCAAGGAGCTGTCGATCAAGATCAACACGTAA
- the ileS gene encoding isoleucine--tRNA ligase — protein sequence MFPSDSGSVKFPELEARVAKFWKEQGIYQKSLVQRAGAERFVFFEGPPTANGMPHPGHCLTRAIKDLFPRYQTMRGKLCERKAGWDTHGLPVEVEVCKELGIHSKEEIEAYGIEPFIHKCQQSVWRYMQEWERLTKRLGFWVNLDEAYVTYHQSYIESVWWSLKKLFDDGLLYQGYKIVWWWAQGGTALSAGEVGQGYREVADPSVYVRFPLLNEDGTLSDTDLLVWTTTPWTLPSNQFAAVNPALEYAVVDVEGQERKFVVAVERMADVVAKVSKPEGVTPFAPRASIKGSDLVGRRYIPPFDYYHKSQSAKQGVLKSGKKEVLAWRVVAADFVTTDSGTGVVHQAPAFGEVDFDVLIAEQARFEPGDGPELICAVAPDGKFTDEAPDYAGRWVKDCDKDISRELKRRGLLLHQEQYLHEYPFCWRAEEDPLIQYPRRSWFIRTSQFKDAMLANNAQINWLPEHIRDGRFGNFLETNVDWALSRERYWGTPLPIWRCEATMRPEAISSYDELLAKPGVRGMDRWEAAKREFPNLPEDLKVHKPYIDAITYESPHHPGARMRRVPDVIDCWYDSGAMPFAQWGYPHQGQQQFQQQFPADFISEALDQTRGWFYSQLAISTLLFGDSGAKNDVGANGGSSASVGVDVAHRTGGQAASGTQPVSGALTPTFEYPHPYRNCIVLGLMLGEDGKKMSKSKRNYREPNEIFDKYGADALRWYFFANQPPWTQIRYSEQAIKDSIPEFLLRLWNCYSFFAIYANIDQFDPATALAGDVGQLTSDVLAKAKGYRKLAERGELDRWIMGELHRTAAQVVERMDAYDNYGACGVITEFVDALSNWYVRRSRDRFWSGEHTPDKLDAYWTLYECLVTTTKLIAPFTPFLAEGLWQNLVVSTFGDRAIESVHLADYPTGNASAHDAVLSERMKLVREIVSLGRNARMASKLKVRQPLGKVEVILADRTHQAWLEAHGALVCDELNVKAVDYAPNADQYISYTVLPDLKRLGPKLGKRLPALKSALAAADPNALLKQLETNGVATIALADGEVSLDREELQVRLQAKEGWAAAQGALAVVVLSTELTPALLAEGLAREFVHAVQGQRKDVSCEYTDRIEIGVGGAIDELRAALQASEAYILGETLGTTLSFAPIPGVDSIEVKIGDVTIQLYVKRLQ from the coding sequence ATGTTCCCCTCCGATTCCGGCAGCGTTAAGTTTCCGGAGCTTGAAGCCCGGGTCGCCAAATTCTGGAAGGAACAGGGGATCTATCAGAAATCGCTCGTCCAGCGGGCCGGCGCTGAGCGGTTCGTGTTCTTCGAGGGGCCGCCGACCGCCAACGGCATGCCGCATCCCGGGCATTGCCTGACGCGGGCGATCAAGGACCTCTTCCCGCGCTACCAAACGATGCGCGGCAAACTCTGCGAGCGCAAAGCCGGTTGGGACACGCACGGGCTGCCGGTCGAAGTGGAAGTCTGCAAAGAGCTGGGCATCCACTCCAAGGAAGAGATCGAAGCGTACGGCATCGAGCCGTTCATCCACAAGTGCCAGCAAAGCGTCTGGCGCTACATGCAGGAATGGGAACGCCTCACCAAACGCCTCGGCTTCTGGGTCAACCTCGACGAAGCCTACGTCACCTACCACCAGAGCTACATCGAAAGCGTCTGGTGGTCGCTGAAAAAACTGTTCGACGACGGGCTGCTATATCAAGGTTACAAGATCGTCTGGTGGTGGGCCCAAGGCGGCACGGCCCTCTCGGCCGGAGAAGTGGGGCAGGGATATCGCGAAGTCGCGGACCCGAGCGTGTACGTGCGGTTTCCGTTGCTCAACGAGGACGGAACTCTGTCCGACACAGATCTGCTCGTGTGGACGACTACGCCTTGGACCTTGCCGAGCAATCAATTTGCGGCGGTGAATCCGGCACTGGAATATGCTGTCGTCGACGTGGAAGGACAGGAGCGAAAGTTTGTCGTCGCCGTTGAACGAATGGCAGACGTTGTTGCAAAAGTATCAAAGCCGGAAGGAGTGACGCCTTTCGCACCTCGCGCCTCAATTAAAGGGAGCGATCTCGTCGGCAGACGCTATATTCCACCGTTCGACTACTACCACAAGTCGCAAAGCGCAAAGCAAGGCGTTCTCAAGTCCGGAAAAAAAGAAGTACTCGCCTGGCGTGTCGTCGCCGCCGACTTCGTGACGACCGATTCCGGTACCGGCGTCGTGCATCAAGCGCCGGCGTTTGGCGAAGTAGACTTCGACGTCCTGATCGCCGAGCAAGCGCGCTTCGAGCCAGGCGATGGACCGGAGCTTATCTGCGCCGTCGCACCCGACGGCAAATTCACTGACGAAGCGCCCGATTACGCCGGCCGCTGGGTGAAGGACTGCGATAAGGACATCTCGCGCGAACTAAAGCGCCGCGGGCTGCTGTTGCACCAGGAGCAATACCTTCACGAGTACCCGTTCTGCTGGCGGGCCGAGGAAGACCCGCTCATTCAGTACCCGCGTCGCAGTTGGTTCATTCGCACGAGCCAGTTCAAAGATGCGATGCTGGCGAATAACGCCCAGATCAACTGGTTGCCGGAACATATTCGCGACGGTCGCTTCGGCAATTTCTTGGAAACGAACGTAGATTGGGCGCTCTCGCGCGAACGCTATTGGGGCACCCCGCTGCCAATTTGGCGCTGCGAAGCCACTATGCGACCGGAAGCTATTAGCAGCTATGATGAGTTGCTTGCGAAGCCTGGCGTTCGCGGAATGGATCGATGGGAAGCAGCCAAGCGCGAGTTTCCAAATCTTCCCGAAGACCTTAAGGTTCACAAACCTTACATCGACGCGATCACGTACGAATCGCCGCATCATCCGGGAGCGCGGATGCGACGAGTTCCCGACGTCATCGATTGCTGGTACGACTCCGGCGCGATGCCGTTTGCGCAGTGGGGCTATCCGCACCAAGGCCAGCAGCAGTTCCAACAACAGTTCCCGGCCGATTTCATCAGCGAGGCCCTCGACCAAACCCGCGGCTGGTTTTACAGCCAGTTGGCGATCAGCACGCTGTTGTTCGGCGACTCAGGCGCGAAAAATGATGTGGGTGCCAATGGCGGCTCGTCCGCCAGTGTTGGAGTCGACGTCGCCCATCGCACTGGCGGACAAGCCGCCAGTGGCACACAACCTGTCAGTGGCGCGCTCACGCCGACGTTTGAGTATCCCCACCCCTACAGAAACTGCATCGTCCTCGGCCTGATGCTCGGCGAGGACGGCAAGAAGATGTCGAAGAGTAAGCGGAATTACCGCGAGCCGAACGAGATCTTCGACAAGTACGGGGCCGACGCGTTGCGCTGGTACTTCTTCGCCAACCAGCCGCCGTGGACGCAGATTCGTTACAGCGAACAAGCGATCAAGGACAGCATCCCGGAGTTCCTGCTGCGGCTTTGGAACTGCTACAGTTTCTTTGCGATCTACGCCAACATCGACCAGTTCGATCCCGCGACGGCGCTGGCCGGAGACGTCGGTCAGCTGACGAGCGACGTCTTGGCGAAGGCGAAAGGCTACCGAAAACTTGCCGAGCGCGGCGAGCTCGATCGCTGGATCATGGGCGAATTGCATCGCACGGCAGCGCAAGTCGTCGAGCGAATGGACGCCTACGACAACTACGGCGCGTGCGGCGTGATCACCGAGTTCGTCGACGCGCTCAGCAATTGGTACGTCCGCCGCAGCCGGGATCGCTTCTGGAGCGGCGAGCACACGCCCGACAAGCTCGACGCGTATTGGACGCTGTATGAATGCCTGGTGACGACGACCAAGCTGATCGCCCCATTTACGCCGTTCCTGGCGGAAGGGTTGTGGCAGAACCTCGTCGTCTCCACGTTCGGCGACCGCGCAATCGAAAGCGTCCACCTCGCCGATTATCCGACCGGCAATGCGTCGGCGCACGACGCGGTGCTGTCGGAACGCATGAAGCTGGTCCGCGAAATCGTCTCCCTCGGCCGCAACGCGCGGATGGCGTCCAAACTCAAGGTCCGCCAACCGCTCGGTAAAGTGGAAGTGATCCTCGCCGACCGCACCCATCAGGCTTGGTTGGAAGCACACGGCGCGCTGGTCTGTGATGAGTTGAACGTCAAGGCCGTCGACTACGCGCCTAATGCCGATCAATACATTTCCTACACCGTGCTGCCGGACTTGAAACGCCTCGGCCCGAAGCTCGGCAAGCGACTGCCGGCGCTGAAGTCAGCTTTGGCCGCAGCCGATCCCAACGCGCTCTTGAAGCAACTCGAAACGAACGGCGTAGCGACGATCGCACTCGCGGACGGCGAAGTCTCGCTCGATCGCGAGGAGTTGCAAGTCCGCCTGCAAGCCAAAGAAGGTTGGGCCGCCGCACAAGGCGCGCTCGCCGTCGTCGTGTTGTCCACGGAACTGACGCCGGCGCTCTTGGCGGAAGGCCTCGCCCGGGAATTCGTCCACGCGGTTCAAGGCCAACGCAAAGACGTGAGTTGCGAATACACCGACCGCATCGAAATCGGCGTCGGCGGCGCGATCGACGA